The Mesoaciditoga lauensis cd-1655R = DSM 25116 region TCTTCAATTTTTAACCACTTTGGCACGAACTTAGCTTATGTATGTCGAGAGATGATTTATGGGTATTTTTAATTCTTAATTAGGAGGTGTTTCAAATGTCTTGGAAAGGTTGGACATCTTTGATTTTGGGTATCTGGTTCGTTATAGCAGCATTCATACCTGGTATGCTTGGAACTGGTAACCTCGTCAACGACCTTATCGTTGGTATCATACTTGCAATTGTTGGTTTCATGATGATCCCATCCGGTTCTGCCTGGCAGGGTTGGACGATAGGGCTCATCGGTGGAGTTTGGATGATCATTGCGGCATTCATTCCACAAATTGTCAGCAACTACACCGCTAACATGACCAACGACCTGGTTGTAGGTATCATAGTTTTGATAGTTGCTCTTTTCGAAAGGTCCAAGAAAAGCGCCTAATAGAGAAAGATAAAGAAAGACTTACAGAATTCAAAAGGCTGGCAATTGCCAGCCTTTTGAATTAGCCAAGAAAAACGCCTCGATGTAAACGTTTCCAAAAAAATTCGTTTAATAGGCTGAAAAAATATGAAAAAAACCATTTTTTCTTCTTCATTTACGTTTTATTTCTGAAATCCAGTGTTTATCTTGCTTCACAGTAATTTTGCACACAACATGAGGAGTTGTTCTGTATAGAAAAACAGAGAAAATCAAAGAAATACATTGAAAAACAATGTATTTTATCGTAGATCACATTTAATTTGCTTTAAACAATATTAATTGCTCTTTATGATAAATAATCACATTTGATTAAATGCCATCTTTATGCAAAAATTTAATGTAAATGTTTTCATAAAATGTGATTCAATAGGAGTGAATGATGGCAAGTATAAAGGACGTGGCGCGAGAGGCACGGGTGTCAATAGCAACTGTTTCGCGCGTTTACAACAATCCTGAAATAGTAAGTGAAAAAACTAAAAAAAGAGTGTATTTGGTAGCAAGGAAACTTGGGTATACTCCAAATTTTTTAGCCCAGAATCTTAGAAAATCAATAGTTGGAACGATAATTGCCACCATTCCTGACATGTCAAATGCTTTCTTTATAGATATGGTCCGTGGAATCCAAGATTACGCTGAGTCCCGCGGTTATAACGTGTTGATGGGGCGTTTTGACCCGGAACATTTTGATATAAGAAAATACGTAAGAATCGTCAAATCCAAAGCCGCTGACGGCATCGTCTTGGCGACAGGACATAACAGATACTTCGATCCAATAGAAGAGGCAAGAGGCATTCCGCTTGTAAGCATAGAAGAGGAATTCATGGGAAATCCTCATATATACGTTGATAACTCAGAGGCTATAAAGAAAATAATAGATTATCTGATATCGAAAAACAGGCAAAAAATAAACTTTTTGGGATTCAAAACGGAAATAGAGCGCGCCCGTGCGTTTGAAAAGATAATCAAAGAAAAAGGATTGGAATACAAAAAGAGCACGATATGGAAATGTGATGAAGAGGAAGAAAAAATCCCACAACACACAAAAGAATACGTTGATTTTTTAGTAGAACAAGGAAATCTTCCGGACGCCATTGTGTGTGCTTCCGATTTGCTGGCGGCAGGTACCATAAAATGGCTGGCAAAAAGGGGAATAAACATACCAGGTGATGTGGCCGTTACGGGATTTGACAACACTGAAATAGCCGCTCTCTTCAATCCTGGAATTACAACAATTGAACAGCCGTGTAAAAGCATGGGGCGTGAAGCTGCAAGGTTACTTATAAACAAGATAGAAGGCCACGAGATAGCAAAGAAAGTGGCTTTTCAAACTAAGATAATAATAAGAGAATCAGCATAAAGCCCAAAAGGGCCCTAAACAAAATCAAAGGAGGGGTTATTGTGAAAAGAAGTGTTTTCCTGGTTCTAGCAATGGTAGCTGTGCTTGTGTTTGCTTCCTTTGCAAGTACAATCGTTATGACAGCAGGTGCTGTTGGACGTGAATACCAAGTGCTTCAACAGCAAATAAAGATGTTTGAGCAGAAGAATCCCGGAATAAAAGTCGTTCTCATGCCCATGCCAAATTCTTCTACCGATCGTTACAACTTGTACGTCACGTACCTTAGTGCAGGGATGCCACAACCAGACGTCTTGATGTTGGACGTTATATGGCCGCCGGCTTTTGCGAATTTCTTGGTAAATCTCAACCCATACTTCTCAAAAGATGAGTTGAAAGACTTCTTCCAAGGCGCAATCAATGCCGATACCTACAACGGCAAATTGGTAGCTGCTCCGTGGTTCATCGATGCTGGCCTTTTGTATTACAGAAAAGATCTCCTCAAGAAATACGGATTTGAGCCACCAAAAACATGGGATGAATTGATTCATGAAGCCCAGGTTATATCCCAAAAAGAAGGAATAAAGGGATTCGTATGGCAAGGAGCTGCTTACGAAGGTTTAACATGTGATTTCATGGAATACGTCCATTCTTACGGTGGGGCAATATTGGATAAAGATGGCAAAGTCGTATCCGATTCTCCAATGGTCAAAAAAGCCCTTCAAACGATGGTTGATATGGTATACAAATACAAGATAAGCCCAGTTGGTGTAACCACTTACATGGAAGAAGAAACAAGACATATATTCCAAAATGGCGACGCTGTCTTCATGAGAAATTGGCCTTACTGCTGGCCTCTTCTTAACGGAAAAGACTCCAAAGTTGCGGGTAAAGTTGGCGTAGAACCTCTTCCAGAAGGAACTGGATTCCCTGGAGTGCGTCATTCGGCAACCCTGGGTGGATGGCAACTCGGTATCAACAAGAACAGCGAACACATAGCAGATGCTGTTAAACTCATCAAATTCTTAACTTCACCAGAACAAGAAGCTTACAAAGCCATCAACGCAGGACAGAATCCTTCCAGACTTTCTGTTTACAACAACCCAGCAGTTATAAAGGCAAATCCATTCTACAAATCCTTGTGGTCTGTTTTCCAGAATGCGGAACCAAGGCCAAAATCTCCTATATACGCTCAGATATCTGACATACTTTACACAACCGTTAACGCCGCTCTTACCAAACAGTTGACGGTCGATCAAGCTGTTGCCAAGATGACCTCGCAACTTAAAGATCTTCTTGGTCAGTAGGAATTTTTCCAGCATTTAAAGCGGGGAATTTTCCCCGCTTTTTATGAATTAACGAAGGGAGGACAAAATGCTTTCCAAAAGAGATCCGTTGCATAGAACAGATCCAATTTACGCGACCATTTTCATAGTTCCAACTCTTGCCGTAATCGGGTTTATAGCATTTTGGCCGTTGGGTCAAACACTTTACAACAGTTTTTTCAAATTCGCTTTGATGTACCCTCAAAACAAGGTGTTTGTTGGTTTTTCCAACTATGGAAAGCTTTTTCATGACACGAGATTTCTTAACGATCTGTGGAACACGATTCGCTTTACCGTGTGGTCAGTTGGAATTGAAACGATAATGGGAATGCTCATCGCTCTTATGTTGAACAAAGAGTTCAAATTGAGAGGGCTGGTAAGGGCAGCTATCTTAATACCATGGGCAATACCAACGGTTGTCTCATCACAAATGTGGAGATGGATGTACAACGACAATTATGGAATAGTGAACTCCCTTTTAGTTAAACTTCACATTGTGAAGAATCCTATAGTTTGGCTCGGTTTTCCGTCCACTTCGATGCCCGCAATAATAAGTGTGGATATATGGAAAACGACTCCTTTTATGATTCTTTTGATATTGGCGGGCCTTCAAATGATACCAAAAGAACTTTACGAAGCTGCCAGAATCGATGGTGCAAATGCATGGCAAAGATTTTGGTCTATAACGTTCCCAATGATACGGCCAACTTTGGGAATAGCACTTATATTTAGAACTTTGGATGCCATGAGGGTCTTCGACATCGTTTACGTTATGACTAAAGGTGCAGCAAACACGGAAACCATATCCGTTTACAACCAGTGGGTACTTTTCACAAAAGGGTTTATCGCCCCGTATTTTGGATATGGAAGCTCCATGTCGGTAATGATATTCCTTATAATAAGCGCATTTGCATTTCTCTACGTTAAAATGATGAAGATCCAACTTGATTGAGGGGTTGCAAAATGAAGCATAAAAAGTTGAGAAAAATCATATTTTACATAGGCGTTATAATCGTTTTGGTCTATTTTCTTTTTCCATTTTATTGGGCCGTGGTCTCTTCCATACGCCCACCATCTGATTTGTTTTCTCCAAACCAGAGTATCATTCCCTTAAAGGTCCAGTTTGACAGCTACATACAAGTTTTTACCGAAAGACCCTTTGCAAGGAATATACTTAACAGCACCATAGTTGCTGGTTCTGCAACTTTACTCTGTCTCGTGATAGGATCTTTGACTGGTTACGCTATCGCGCGACTAAAATTTGCCGGTAAAGTTTTGGTTATGCTGTTCATATTATCTGTTAGCATGTTCCCGCAAGTATCAATTTTAGGGGCTTTGTTCCAGATTTTGAGATCTGCAAAACTCATAAACACCTATCCGGGACTTATCATCCCCTACATAGCTCTTACGATTCCATTAACGGTTTGGACGCTTCAGAACTTCTTCAGAGATATGCCAAGAGAGTTGGAAGAAGCAGCTTATATCGATGGAAGCGGAAAGTTTTCAACATTTTGGAGGATAGTTCTTCCTCTATCGGCACCGGGTTTGGTTGCCACAGGACTTTTGACTTTTATATTCTCATGGAATGAATTTCTCTTTGCTTTGACGTTTGAACAACTTCCAAAAATGTACACCGTTCCGGTGGCAATTGCCATGTTCACAGGATATTACGTAGTTCCGTGGGGACAGATAATGGCAGCATCTGTCATAGTTACAATACCTCTTGTTGCACTGGTTTTAATCTTCCAAAACAAGATAATTTCTGGTATGACGGCAGGTTCCGTAAAAGGCTAAAAATGATCCGCTTGAGCGGATCATTTTTCTTTTAACTTTCTAATTCATCTTGCACACGAACATCACGAAATGTATCATAAGAAGTGTTAAGCTCTCTGAGAACATGTGCGCAACATTTGAATACAAC contains the following coding sequences:
- a CDS encoding LacI family DNA-binding transcriptional regulator → MASIKDVAREARVSIATVSRVYNNPEIVSEKTKKRVYLVARKLGYTPNFLAQNLRKSIVGTIIATIPDMSNAFFIDMVRGIQDYAESRGYNVLMGRFDPEHFDIRKYVRIVKSKAADGIVLATGHNRYFDPIEEARGIPLVSIEEEFMGNPHIYVDNSEAIKKIIDYLISKNRQKINFLGFKTEIERARAFEKIIKEKGLEYKKSTIWKCDEEEEKIPQHTKEYVDFLVEQGNLPDAIVCASDLLAAGTIKWLAKRGINIPGDVAVTGFDNTEIAALFNPGITTIEQPCKSMGREAARLLINKIEGHEIAKKVAFQTKIIIRESA
- a CDS encoding ABC transporter substrate-binding protein gives rise to the protein MVAVLVFASFASTIVMTAGAVGREYQVLQQQIKMFEQKNPGIKVVLMPMPNSSTDRYNLYVTYLSAGMPQPDVLMLDVIWPPAFANFLVNLNPYFSKDELKDFFQGAINADTYNGKLVAAPWFIDAGLLYYRKDLLKKYGFEPPKTWDELIHEAQVISQKEGIKGFVWQGAAYEGLTCDFMEYVHSYGGAILDKDGKVVSDSPMVKKALQTMVDMVYKYKISPVGVTTYMEEETRHIFQNGDAVFMRNWPYCWPLLNGKDSKVAGKVGVEPLPEGTGFPGVRHSATLGGWQLGINKNSEHIADAVKLIKFLTSPEQEAYKAINAGQNPSRLSVYNNPAVIKANPFYKSLWSVFQNAEPRPKSPIYAQISDILYTTVNAALTKQLTVDQAVAKMTSQLKDLLGQ
- a CDS encoding carbohydrate ABC transporter permease; the encoded protein is MLSKRDPLHRTDPIYATIFIVPTLAVIGFIAFWPLGQTLYNSFFKFALMYPQNKVFVGFSNYGKLFHDTRFLNDLWNTIRFTVWSVGIETIMGMLIALMLNKEFKLRGLVRAAILIPWAIPTVVSSQMWRWMYNDNYGIVNSLLVKLHIVKNPIVWLGFPSTSMPAIISVDIWKTTPFMILLILAGLQMIPKELYEAARIDGANAWQRFWSITFPMIRPTLGIALIFRTLDAMRVFDIVYVMTKGAANTETISVYNQWVLFTKGFIAPYFGYGSSMSVMIFLIISAFAFLYVKMMKIQLD
- a CDS encoding SPW repeat domain-containing protein, translating into MSWKGWTSLILGIWFVIAAFIPGMLGTGNLVNDLIVGIILAIVGFMMIPSGSAWQGWTIGLIGGVWMIIAAFIPQIVSNYTANMTNDLVVGIIVLIVALFERSKKSA
- a CDS encoding carbohydrate ABC transporter permease; its protein translation is MKHKKLRKIIFYIGVIIVLVYFLFPFYWAVVSSIRPPSDLFSPNQSIIPLKVQFDSYIQVFTERPFARNILNSTIVAGSATLLCLVIGSLTGYAIARLKFAGKVLVMLFILSVSMFPQVSILGALFQILRSAKLINTYPGLIIPYIALTIPLTVWTLQNFFRDMPRELEEAAYIDGSGKFSTFWRIVLPLSAPGLVATGLLTFIFSWNEFLFALTFEQLPKMYTVPVAIAMFTGYYVVPWGQIMAASVIVTIPLVALVLIFQNKIISGMTAGSVKG